The following proteins come from a genomic window of Acidobacteriota bacterium:
- a CDS encoding DEAD/DEAH box helicase family protein, translating into MPSKYDRFSLVSDFELRGDQARAIDELAEGLDRGDPHQVLLGVTGSGKTFTMAQVIAR; encoded by the coding sequence ATGCCCTCGAAGTACGACCGCTTCTCGCTGGTCTCCGACTTTGAGCTGCGCGGCGACCAGGCGCGCGCCATCGACGAGCTGGCGGAGGGGCTGGACCGGGGAGATCCGCATCAGGTGCTCCTCGGCGTCACGGGGTCGGGCAAGACCTTCACCATGGCGCAGGTCATTGCGCG